DNA sequence from the Acidobacteriota bacterium genome:
CAGCGCTTTCTGCTTCTTGCGCATCGGCATGAACAGAATGAGGTAGAAGATGCCGAAGATCAGCAGCATCGGCATGAAGGCCATGAAGGGACTCTGGGCCTCTTGAGCGAGCACGAAGAGCGATGAAGTCATGGGTCCGCGGTTCCAGGTAGTGACGTTTTTCGAGGGGACTGACTGGAGTCAGGCAACCCGCTGTTGACCCGCGCGCAGCCATGCCGTGCACGGACCAGCCTGCGCGGCCCGACCGAGACCATGGAGAATAGAAGACCGGATCGCGCATTGCAAGTCCGGCGAAGGGCGAAAAAACTCAAGCGGTACCGGCCCGTGAGGCGCTGAAGGAGGCCAGTTCCCCGGCCGCAATGGCGGCCCTCAGATCCGCCATCAGGGAGAGATAGAAAAACAGATTGTGCTGGGTCGCCAAAACCCCGGCGGTGAACTCCCGGCAGCGAAACAGGTGATGGAGGAAGGCTCGGCTGACGGTGCTACAGGTCGGGCACCGGCAGTGCTCGTCCACCGGCCGGTCGTCTCGCCCGAATCGCGCGTTCTTGAGCTTGACAACGCCCTGCCGGGTAAACAGGTTGCCGTGGCGGGCATTGCGCGCCGGCAGCACGCAGTCAAAGAGGTCCACTCCCTGGCTGACGGCGTGAAGCAGATCCTCCGGATACCCCACGCCCATCAGATACCGCGGCCGGTCCTCCGGCAGCACCGGGGCCGTCACTTCGACCACTTTGCGGCGGTCCGCGTCGGGCTCCCCAACGCTCACCCCGCCGATGGCGTAGCCCTGGAGGTCGAGTTCCGCCAGTTCGCGCCCGGCGCGCTCCCGCAGCGCCGGGAAGACGCTGCCCTGGACGATGCCGAAGAGGGCGCCCCGCCACTGCCCATCGAGTCCCTCGCGCCGCGCCGCCGGCAACGCTTCCTTCGCCCGCCGCGCCCAGTCCAGGGTGCGCCGCCAGGAGGCCGCTGCCGTCGCCTGGTCCACCGGCCAGGGCGGGCACTCGTCCAACATCATGGCGATGTCCACGCCCAAACGGGCCTGCAGCTTCACTACCTTCTCGGGCGTGAATCGCATGGCGTCGCCGTCCACGTGGCTGCGAAAGGACACGCCGTCGTCGTCAACGGTGCGCAGATCCGACAGGCTGAACACCTGGAAGCCGCCGCTGTCCGTGAGGATCGGCCCGGACCAGCCGGTGAAGCGATGGAGGCCGCCCAACTCACGCACCGCCTCCACCCCCGGCCGCACCTCGAGGTGATAGAGGTTCGAGAGCATCACCTGGGCTCCCAGATCTTCGAGGGAGGAAGGGCCGAGGCCTTTAACGGCACCGAGGGTGCCCACCGGCATGAACGCCGGGGTCTCGATCGACCCGTGAGGGGTGACCAGGCGGCCGCAGCGGGCCGCACCGTCGCGGTGGAGGACTTCGAACTGCAAGGGAAAGAGGCCTACCCGCTTCTAGGCAAGCCCATTCGGCGAACCTCGACTTCGTCCGTCAGCTCTAGATCGAAGCTCTCCGCGGGAATTCCGGCGTTGATCTTGAGGTCTTCGAAGCGGTACTCGGTCGAGTCCCCGTCGGCCCCCACGTGCTCCAGCCGCACCGGCAGATAGCGCTCGGAATCCACCCACAGGGTCATCGACTCCAGCTTTTTGGCGATGCGCGCATAGCGCGGCTTCATCCGCAGTTCGTAGGGCTCTCCCTCGGAGGCTGGAAAGCTCACCCGCACGTCGAAGTAGTCGAGCAACGTTTCCATCGAACCGCTGGCGCCCAGGTACTTGAAGACCTGGCTCGAGTAGCGACCAATCTCCAGGGTCTCAGCGCGCTGTAGATCGCGATACCAGGTGGTCATCTCCTTGCCGTCGATCACCACCGAGATGGGAGTCGGCGCCGTGTACTCCCAGCGCACGCGATCCGGGGCGGCGTAGAGGAAGGTGCCTTCGGACTCTTCCGGTTCCAGCAACAGAGCGCTCTCCTGGTGCTGAGTGAAGCGCGCTTCGAGGGTTTGAAGATCGCCCTGAGCGGCCTTGATGCGCTCGATCAGTGCCGCCAGGCGCTGGGAGCCGGACAGGGAAGTGTCCGCCGGGTCGGCGTCCGCCGGCCACACCGCGGCCGGCACGGTAAGAGCGATCGCCAGCGCCACGAGAACGAAGAGCGGAGATCGAACCATCGTATGCATGCTATCTCCCGAAGTAGGGGTTCCCTGGGTGGAGACGGGGAGAGTCCCGAGCACTCGAAGATCCCCGTGCGTGCACCATAACAAGGCGGGCTCCCGCGGCATTTCCGGAGAGGCCGGGGAGGGCCGATCTATGGCTGTTTTCAGGCGGTTGACAGCTCTGCCGACCGGGTGCTAGCTTCGCGGCCACTTTCAATACAAACAGGCCCTGTAGACCGGAACTTTGGGAGCGAATCATGTCGGACATCAAGTTGGGAGCCAAGCACATCTGTTCGAGTTGCGGCGCCAAGTTCTATGACCTGGGCAAGGGCACGCTGATCTGCCCGAAGTGCGGCACCGATCAGAACGAAGTCCCCGAGGCCGAGAAGGAGAAGGCGAAAAAGAAAACCGCACCCCCTCCGGAACCCGATGAGACCGAAGAGTCCCTCGAAGACGAGGAAGAAGACGATAGCGACAAGGAGCTGGAGCTGGACGTCAACAAAGCCCGCGGCGAAGGCGCCTCCGGCGACGACGACGACGAGGACGACGAGGAGGACGACGACGAGGAGGGCGAGGAGGAAGTCGGGGTAGACGCCGAGGAGCTCGACGACCTCGATGATGAGGACGAGGAAGAGGGCGACGACGACTGATCCGCGGGAACCCGATCCGGATCGATCGCCGGCACCTCGCAGCGGGCGAGCGTCCAAGGGGCAGCAAACCTTCGCCCTGGGGCTGGGGGCCAACCTTCCCCGGGGCGGACAGTCCGCGGCGAACACGCTCCTGCAGGCGATCGGCGCCCTCACCCGCCACCTGGGACCCCTCGAAACCGCCTCCCTCTACCGCTCGGCACCGATGAGCCGCCAGCCGGCCGCTTCGCCGCAAGAGATCGACCGGCAGCCGAACTACTACAACACCGCCGTCACCGGCATAACGGACTTGTCGCCGGACGCACTCCTCGCCCTCGCCAAGGCCTTCGAGCTGGCCGCCGGGCGCGAGGGCGACCCCTACCGACAGGACGCGCCTCGAACCCTCGATATCGACCTACTGCTCTACGGCCGCCGCGAGCATCCTTGCGGCGACCGACCGGAGCTGACCCTTCCCCACCCGCGCCTGCGGCAGCGACGCTTCGTGCTGGAACCGCTGGCGGAGTTGCTGCCGGACTGGCCGCTGCCGCCGGACGGCCGCACCGTTCGTGATGTGCTGCCGGAGGTCCTTTCCCAGCGGGTCGAGCGCCGACCCTGGCCGCCCACGGCGGGAAATGACTGCGCGCCACCATGATCGGCGCCGTCACCTTTCTGCTGGCCTTTCTGGTGTTCGGCAGTCACGTCGTCCTACCCTGGAGGCTCGCGACGCGGCCGACGCCGCGCCGCCGCGGCTGGGCGCTCCTCGCTCTCCCGTCGCTCTTCGTGGTGCTCCTCACCGGCGGCTGGTGGCTCTCCTCCCACCCCGATACCCTGCTCGGGGCCGGCTGGGGAAGCCGCTCCGTCAGCGACCTCATCGTACGTTCCCTCGCCGTCACCCTGCCGGTGTTGATCCTGGTGGACTCGGTTTTGTTGGTCGGCTGGCGCAAGCTGGAGGATTTGGGCTGGCGATTGGCCGCCGGCCTGGGGCTCGTCGCATCCCTCTCCGCCGGGGCCTTTCTGGAGCTGCTGCGCACCGGCGAGGGACCCTGGAGCCGGCCGGCGGTCCTCGCCTTCGCCACCGCCTGCCACGGCCTGGTGGCCTTGGCGGCCGGCGAGGCCACCACTGGGCGGGCGACCGGACCACGACCGGTTTTCGCTCCGCTCGCCGCCCTCGCCCTGCCGCTCTACCTTTTCCTGCTTCCGGAGGCCCTGCGCGACGTCCTCCATGCGGAGGGCTGGGGCATCACGGCCCTGGCCTGCGGCCTGTTGCTCTTCGCCGCCCGCTGGCTTCCGCCACGGCTCCGGCGGCCGGCGCTCTTCGCGGCGATCGCTCTGTGGTCGCTCTTCCTGGGCCTTGCCAGCGAAACCTCCACCCGTCTACCGCATTCGAGGGCCGCGCCGGTGGTGCTACCGGGGGTCTAGAACCAGGCCAGCTACGGCCCGGCGAGGAGTTTGGCGATCAGCCGCTTCTTCGAGAAATCCCCCAGGCTGAACAGGGTGAGGACGCCCTCCCGGCCGAGCAACCGGCGGCGGATGGCGGCGACCGACTCCCCCTCTGCCGCCAGATCCCGGGCGCGCTCGGCAAGTTGTTGCCAGTAGGCGATCTTACGGTCGAGGGCGGAGACCGGTTCCTCGACCCAGCCGGCGTGGGCACAGGCCATGCGCCGCGGCGCCAGATCCCGCACCCGCTTCAAGCTCGCCAGATGCTCCCAAGGATCCTCGATCCGGCGCGCCGAATGAACGCGCTCGTGGACGAAGAGGTCGCCGGAGAACAAGGTGCCCGCATCCTCGTCGAAGTAGCAAACGTGATCGAAGGCGTGGCCGGGGGTGGGAATCACCCGCAGGCTGCGCCCTTCTCCCTCGAACACCTCGCCCAGCGATTGCCCGGCATCGGTGCTCGGCACACTGCCCCAGATCAACCAGCGGTAGAACGGAATGCGGTGACCGCCGGCCATTCGTTCGACGGTGGCGGGCGGAGCGTAGATCGGCAGGCTCAATTCCCGGGCGATGCGAGCGCAGCCACCGACGTGGTCCTCGTGATGATGGGTGATCAACACCGCGCGCACCCGGCGGCCGCGAGGATCTTCGCGCAGCCAGCGCACCAACTCTCCCGCCATCGTCGGTGGACCGGCATCGATTAGCAGCGGGCCGGAGACGTAGGCGGAGACCTTGTGCAACCGCCGGCCGAGCAGTTGCCGGGCCATCACCAGGCGCACCAGCGGACCGGCGGAACGGACTTCAAACATCGGAAAACAGCAAGGCGCTGACTAGCGGCTACGCATCACTTTCGGATCTGATGGGAAACAGCACCGCCTGCCGACGGTCGACGTCGCTGATTTCTACCGGGTAGTCGCCGCTCCAGCAGGCAGTGCAGTAGGACTCCGGCGCTCCGCCGGCACAGCGCAGCATGCCGTCGAGGGACAGGTAGGCCAGGCTGTCGGCGTCGATCAGGGTGCGGATCTCCTCCACCTCGTGACTCGACGCGATCAGCTCTTCGCGGGTGGGCATAGCGATGCCGTAGTGGCAGGGAAAGCGGGTGGGCGGCGCCGAAATGCGGACGTGGACCTCGGCCGCGCCGGCGTCGCGCACCATCTTGACGATCTTTGGCGAAGTGGTGCCGCGCACGATGGAGTCGTCGATCAGCACCACTCGGCGGCCTTCGATCAGCGAGCGCACCGGATTGAGCTTGACCTTGACACCGAAGTGCCGGATGGACTGCTTCGGCTCGATAAAAGTGCGTCCCACGTAGTGATTGCGGATCAGTCCGAATTCGAGCGGCAGACCGGACTCTCGGCTATAGCCCAAGGCCGCGAACAGACCGCTGTCCGGCACCGGCACCACCACATCCGCATCGGCCGGCGCTTCCCGCGCCAGGGTGGCGCCCAGTCCGAGGCGCATTTCGGATACGGCATCGCCGAACACCGAGCTGTCTGGACGGGCAAAATACACCTGTTCGAAGATGCACCGCGCCGGCGGATCGGCGGCCGGCAGCGAATAGCTCTCGAACCGTCCTTCGTTCGCCACGACCACTTCGCCCGGCGCGAGCTCTCGAACCACCTCGGCCTCCATCAGATCGAAGGCACAGCTTTCGGAGGCAAAACACGGCCAGCCCTGATACTCACCCCCTTGGTATCGGCCGAGCATCAACGGCCGGAAGCCGTAGGGATCGCGCGCCGCCATCATCCCCTGCTCGGTGATCAGCAGGAGGGAAAAGGCGCCCCGCACCCGCGACAGGGCCTCCATCAACGACTCGACGATCTGCTCCCGCGGATTGCGCGCCATCAGGTGGAGAATGACCTCCGTGTCGCTGGTGGTCTGGAAGATGGAACCGGCGGCCTCCAGCTCGTGGCGAATCTCCACGGCGTTGGTGAGGTTGCCGTTGTGCACCAGACCGAGGGGACCCATCGAGGTCTTGACGACGATCGGCTGCGCATTGGACACCACGCTGGTGCCGGCCGTCGAGTAGCGGGTGTGGCCGATCGCCGCGCGTCCCGGCAGGCGCTCCAGGACATGCTCTTTGAAGATGTCCGCCACCTCCCCCATGCCGCGCTCGACATTCATGTGGGAACCGTCCCAGGAGACGATGCCGGTGGACTCCTGGCCCCGATGCTGGAGGGCGTAGAGACCCAAATAGGTCAGGTTGCTGGCGTCCGCGTCGCCTTCGATGCCGAATATGCCGCACATGATCGAGGGCTCCTAGAGATCGAGCGCGCGGGGCAAGGCGGTGGCCCAGATCTCCCTCAGGTCCGCCACGGAGCGCGTGAAACTTCCGCCGTCGAAGGTCACCGCGAGCTCATCGCCGATCACTTCGCCGATCTCCCGCGCCGGCACGCCGATGTCCTCGGCCCGGCCGAGCAGGCGTTCCAGGCGATCCGGGCGGCAGGAGACCAGCACCCGTCCCTGCGATTCCGAAAACAGCCCCAGGGGGCCTTCCGCTACCTCCACCCGGACGCCCAAGCCGCGCCCGAAAGTGGCCTCCGCCAGGGCCACCGCCAGGCCACCGGTGGAGAGGTCGTGGGCGGCACTGATGACGCCACCGAAGGCCAGCACCCGCAGCAGTTCCGCCAGCCGCGCCTCCGCCTCCAGGTCCACCGCCGGCGGCGCGCCCTGCTCGATGTCGTGGAGCAGCCGCAAGTAGGCCGAGCCACCCAACTCTTCGTCGTCCGTACCGAGCAGAACGATGCGGTGTCCGGATTCGACGAACACCGGCTCCGGCACGTGTTCGAGCATCGGCACCACCCCCACCATCGCCACCGTCGGCGTCGGGTGCACGGACACCCCGTCGGTCTCGTTGTAGAAGGAGACGTTGCCGGAGACCACCGGCACGGTGAGGGCGCGGCAGGCTTCGGACATCCCCTCGACGGCCTCGCGGAACTGCCAGGCGATCTCCGGGTTCTCCGGGTTGCCGAAGTTCAGACAGTCCGTGAGCCCCAAGGGCTCGGCGCCGACGCAGGCCAGATTGCGCACCGCTTCGGCCACCGCCTGGGCACCGCCGGTGCGCGGATCGAGCCAGCAGTAGACGGGATTGACGTCGGAAGTCATCGCCAAACCGGAAGTGGAGCCTTTGATCTGCAGCACCGCCGCGTCGCCGCCGGGGCCGATCAGGGTATTGGTGCGAACGGTGTGGTCGTACTGCCGCCAGATCCACTCCTTGCTCGCCATCTCCGGGGTGGCAAGGAGGTCCGCCAGGGCCTGGCCGGGATCCTCCGGCAGCGGCACCTCGGGCATCCGGCGCCGCTCCACCAAGTCCTTCGGCGCCTCCGCCGGACGATGGTAAACGGGGGCTTCTTCGGTCAGCGGTTTGACCGGCATGTTCGCCACTTCGCGGCCGTCCATGCGCAGCACCGCTCGACCGGTATCGGTCACCTCGCCGATGGTCTCCACATCGAGGCCCCAGCGCTGGAACACGTGCTCCACCTCTTCCTGGCGACCGCGCTGGGCGACCACCAGCATCCGCTCCTGGGACTCCGAAAGCATGATCTCGTAGGGGGTCAAACGGGCCTCGCGCAGCGGCACGCGGTCGAGATCGAGACGGATACCGGCCTCGCCGCGGCCGGCCATTTCGAAAGCCGAGCTGGTGAGCCCTGCCGCCCCCATGTCCTGAATGGCGACGATGGCGCCGGTGCGCATGGCCTCCAGGCAGGCTTCGAGCAGCACCTTCTCGGTGAAGGGATCGCCCACCTGCACCGTCGGCCGCTTGGCCTCGCTCTCGCCGTCGAAGGACTCTGAGGCCATGGTGGCGCCGTGGATGCCGTCGCGCCCGGTACGGCTGCCGGCGTAGAGGATGGGGTTGCCGAGGCCGCTCGCCTTGGCGGTGAAGATGCGGTCCCGCCGGGCGATGCCGACGGCGAAGGCGTTGACCAGGATGTTGCCGTTGTAGGACTTGTGGAAGCCCGTTTCCCCGCCGACGGTGGGAATACCCACGCAGTTGCCGTAGTCGCCGATGCCCCGCACCACGCCGTCGACCAGGTACTTCATGCGCGGCGCGTCGAGTTCGCCGAAGCGCAGCGAGTCCATGCAGGCCACCGGCCGGGCGCCCATGGTGAAAACGTCCCGCAGGATGCCTCCGACGCCGGTCGCCGCCCCCTGGTAGGGCTCGATGTAGCTCGGGTGGTTGTGGCTCTCCATCTTGAACGCCGCCACCAGACCGTCGCCCAAATCCACTACCCCGGCGTTCTCGCCTGGGCCTTCGAGCACGTGGGGGCCTTCCGTCGGGAAGTTCCGCAGATAGGCGCGGGACGACTTGTAGGAACAGTGTTCGGACCACAGCGCCGAGGCGATACCCAGCTCCGTGTAGTTTGGTTCGCGGCCGAGGATCGAACACAGGGTGCCGAACTCCTCCTCCGTCAGGCCGTGCTCCGCGGCGAGCTGCTGATCGACCTTCGGTTCCTCCAGCGCGGCTTTGGTGGCGCTCACGATGCGGCTCCCGCCATCACCGATTCGAGGGTGCCGGCAAACAGCGCCAAGCCGTCGGTGTTGCCGAGAATCTCCTCCGAGCAGCGCTCCGGATGGGGCATCATGCCGAGCACGTTGCCGGCGGCGTTGCACACCCCGGCGATGGAGTGGCCGGAACCGTTCGGGTTGCCACCCTCCACCTGTCCCGCTTCGGTGACGTAGCGAAACACCACCTGATCCGTCGCCTCCAGGGCATCCAAGGCCTCGTCGGAATTCTCGTAGTTGCCTTCGGCGTGGGCGATGGGCATGCGCAGCACCTGCCCCTTACGGTAACCGCGGGTGAAGGGCAGGTCGTCGCGCTCCACCCGCAGGTGAACATCCCGGCAGATGAACCGCAGCCCCTCATTGCGCCGCATGGCGCCG
Encoded proteins:
- the purQ gene encoding phosphoribosylformylglycinamidine synthase subunit PurQ, with the protein product MRCGVVVYPGSNCDHDVYHVLKHVLAQETFFLWHGDDDLKGCDLIVLPGGFSYGDYLRGGALAALSPVMSAVKTHADHGGPVLGICNGFQILLEAGMLPGAMRRNEGLRFICRDVHLRVERDDLPFTRGYRKGQVLRMPIAHAEGNYENSDEALDALEATDQVVFRYVTEAGQVEGGNPNGSGHSIAGVCNAAGNVLGMMPHPERCSEEILGNTDGLALFAGTLESVMAGAAS
- a CDS encoding MBL fold metallo-hydrolase, coding for MFEVRSAGPLVRLVMARQLLGRRLHKVSAYVSGPLLIDAGPPTMAGELVRWLREDPRGRRVRAVLITHHHEDHVGGCARIARELSLPIYAPPATVERMAGGHRIPFYRWLIWGSVPSTDAGQSLGEVFEGEGRSLRVIPTPGHAFDHVCYFDEDAGTLFSGDLFVHERVHSARRIEDPWEHLASLKRVRDLAPRRMACAHAGWVEEPVSALDRKIAYWQQLAERARDLAAEGESVAAIRRRLLGREGVLTLFSLGDFSKKRLIAKLLAGP
- the purF gene encoding amidophosphoribosyltransferase, which encodes MCGIFGIEGDADASNLTYLGLYALQHRGQESTGIVSWDGSHMNVERGMGEVADIFKEHVLERLPGRAAIGHTRYSTAGTSVVSNAQPIVVKTSMGPLGLVHNGNLTNAVEIRHELEAAGSIFQTTSDTEVILHLMARNPREQIVESLMEALSRVRGAFSLLLITEQGMMAARDPYGFRPLMLGRYQGGEYQGWPCFASESCAFDLMEAEVVRELAPGEVVVANEGRFESYSLPAADPPARCIFEQVYFARPDSSVFGDAVSEMRLGLGATLAREAPADADVVVPVPDSGLFAALGYSRESGLPLEFGLIRNHYVGRTFIEPKQSIRHFGVKVKLNPVRSLIEGRRVVLIDDSIVRGTTSPKIVKMVRDAGAAEVHVRISAPPTRFPCHYGIAMPTREELIASSHEVEEIRTLIDADSLAYLSLDGMLRCAGGAPESYCTACWSGDYPVEISDVDRRQAVLFPIRSESDA
- the folK gene encoding 2-amino-4-hydroxy-6-hydroxymethyldihydropteridine diphosphokinase produces the protein MMRTRKRATTTDPREPDPDRSPAPRSGRASKGQQTFALGLGANLPRGGQSAANTLLQAIGALTRHLGPLETASLYRSAPMSRQPAASPQEIDRQPNYYNTAVTGITDLSPDALLALAKAFELAAGREGDPYRQDAPRTLDIDLLLYGRREHPCGDRPELTLPHPRLRQRRFVLEPLAELLPDWPLPPDGRTVRDVLPEVLSQRVERRPWPPTAGNDCAPP
- a CDS encoding FYDLN acid domain-containing protein → MSDIKLGAKHICSSCGAKFYDLGKGTLICPKCGTDQNEVPEAEKEKAKKKTAPPPEPDETEESLEDEEEDDSDKELELDVNKARGEGASGDDDDEDDEEDDDEEGEEEVGVDAEELDDLDDEDEEEGDDD
- the purL gene encoding phosphoribosylformylglycinamidine synthase subunit PurL, coding for MSATKAALEEPKVDQQLAAEHGLTEEEFGTLCSILGREPNYTELGIASALWSEHCSYKSSRAYLRNFPTEGPHVLEGPGENAGVVDLGDGLVAAFKMESHNHPSYIEPYQGAATGVGGILRDVFTMGARPVACMDSLRFGELDAPRMKYLVDGVVRGIGDYGNCVGIPTVGGETGFHKSYNGNILVNAFAVGIARRDRIFTAKASGLGNPILYAGSRTGRDGIHGATMASESFDGESEAKRPTVQVGDPFTEKVLLEACLEAMRTGAIVAIQDMGAAGLTSSAFEMAGRGEAGIRLDLDRVPLREARLTPYEIMLSESQERMLVVAQRGRQEEVEHVFQRWGLDVETIGEVTDTGRAVLRMDGREVANMPVKPLTEEAPVYHRPAEAPKDLVERRRMPEVPLPEDPGQALADLLATPEMASKEWIWRQYDHTVRTNTLIGPGGDAAVLQIKGSTSGLAMTSDVNPVYCWLDPRTGGAQAVAEAVRNLACVGAEPLGLTDCLNFGNPENPEIAWQFREAVEGMSEACRALTVPVVSGNVSFYNETDGVSVHPTPTVAMVGVVPMLEHVPEPVFVESGHRIVLLGTDDEELGGSAYLRLLHDIEQGAPPAVDLEAEARLAELLRVLAFGGVISAAHDLSTGGLAVALAEATFGRGLGVRVEVAEGPLGLFSESQGRVLVSCRPDRLERLLGRAEDIGVPAREIGEVIGDELAVTFDGGSFTRSVADLREIWATALPRALDL
- the tgt gene encoding tRNA guanosine(34) transglycosylase Tgt codes for the protein MQFEVLHRDGAARCGRLVTPHGSIETPAFMPVGTLGAVKGLGPSSLEDLGAQVMLSNLYHLEVRPGVEAVRELGGLHRFTGWSGPILTDSGGFQVFSLSDLRTVDDDGVSFRSHVDGDAMRFTPEKVVKLQARLGVDIAMMLDECPPWPVDQATAAASWRRTLDWARRAKEALPAARREGLDGQWRGALFGIVQGSVFPALRERAGRELAELDLQGYAIGGVSVGEPDADRRKVVEVTAPVLPEDRPRYLMGVGYPEDLLHAVSQGVDLFDCVLPARNARHGNLFTRQGVVKLKNARFGRDDRPVDEHCRCPTCSTVSRAFLHHLFRCREFTAGVLATQHNLFFYLSLMADLRAAIAAGELASFSASRAGTA
- a CDS encoding outer membrane lipoprotein carrier protein LolA; this encodes MVRSPLFVLVALAIALTVPAAVWPADADPADTSLSGSQRLAALIERIKAAQGDLQTLEARFTQHQESALLLEPEESEGTFLYAAPDRVRWEYTAPTPISVVIDGKEMTTWYRDLQRAETLEIGRYSSQVFKYLGASGSMETLLDYFDVRVSFPASEGEPYELRMKPRYARIAKKLESMTLWVDSERYLPVRLEHVGADGDSTEYRFEDLKINAGIPAESFDLELTDEVEVRRMGLPRSG